In one Streptomyces venezuelae genomic region, the following are encoded:
- a CDS encoding darcynin family protein: MSVTTTETTTQTPVTAFMLVKTNPEWLAMTVEQRIEAFNTDIVPLVKEKTSGVRSRFYDTEFYSARVTDVWVWEADSHSAYQVLIDALRETPFWDRYFEVVDLIVGTENGYARNYGVEPVATITT, encoded by the coding sequence ATGTCCGTCACCACAACGGAGACCACGACTCAGACGCCGGTCACGGCGTTCATGCTCGTCAAGACCAACCCCGAATGGCTGGCCATGACCGTCGAACAGCGGATCGAGGCCTTCAACACCGACATCGTCCCCTTGGTCAAGGAGAAGACGTCCGGGGTCCGCTCCCGCTTCTACGACACGGAGTTCTACTCCGCGCGCGTCACCGACGTCTGGGTCTGGGAGGCGGACAGCCACAGCGCCTACCAGGTCCTGATCGACGCGCTCCGCGAAACCCCGTTCTGGGACCGCTACTTCGAGGTGGTCGACCTCATCGTCGGCACCGAGAACGGCTACGCGCGCAACTACGGCGTCGAGCCCGTGGCGACCATCACCACCTGA